The Tigriopus californicus strain San Diego chromosome 5, Tcal_SD_v2.1, whole genome shotgun sequence genome includes a region encoding these proteins:
- the LOC131881257 gene encoding uncharacterized protein LOC131881257 isoform X2, with product MPLVQDTDERDVFTLDSRTGERSVPMAHASSGSSVRSRNGKSTEKAPLLPQGTTRTKYINRNCKRAPRDPASSDLNDVVRFGGKDYLGRIKEPQGWLAVAALCLCLVLCLGLLYYCFFYFHEFHFHLSHAYAKLGHSHAQHVVAQRLLHGKGVEKDEELAMKWFRKASDNGHPHAAYNLAIGHLQGIKTDVFPGEVHDLIRHAHDNGVNEASDVLHNACRNGQCDD from the exons ATGCCGTTGGTGCAGGATACAGACGAAAGGGACGTTTTTACTTTGGATTCACGAACAGGCGAAAG GTCAGTCCCCATGGCTCACGCCTCCAGTGGATCATCGGTCAGGTCAAGAAATGGGAAATCAACTGAAAAGGCCCCCCTTCTACCCCAAGGAACCACCAGAACCAAGTACATAAATCGCAATTGCAAACGAGCTCCTCGCGATCCAGCTTCCTCTGACTTGAACGATGTGGTCCGATTTGGTGGAAAAGACTACTTGGGTCGAATCAAAGAGCCCCAGGGTTGGCTCGCTGTAGCAGCCTTGTGTTTGTGCTTGGTGTTGTGTTTGGGGCTCCTGTACTACTGCTTTTTCTATTTCCACGAGTTTCATTTCCATCTGAGTCATGCTTACGCTAAATTGGGACATTCGCATGCTCAACATGTTGTGGCACAAAGGCTACTCCATGGCAAAGGGGTGGAAAAAGATGAG GAATTGGCCATGAAGTGGTTCCGAAAAGCATCTGACAATGGCCATCCACATGCGGCTTACAACCTGGCCATTGGTCATCTACAAGGCATCAAGACTGATGTGTTTCCGGGAGAAGTTCATGATTTGATAAG GCACGCCCACGATAACGGTGTGAATGAGGCGTCTGATGTTTTG CACAATGCTTGCCGAAATGGACAATGCGACGATTAA
- the LOC131881257 gene encoding uncharacterized protein LOC131881257 isoform X3, with amino-acid sequence MAREIILGFSNVVSRLMGTRSVPMAHASSGSSVRSRNGKSTEKAPLLPQGTTRTKYINRNCKRAPRDPASSDLNDVVRFGGKDYLGRIKEPQGWLAVAALCLCLVLCLGLLYYCFFYFHEFHFHLSHAYAKLGHSHAQHVVAQRLLHGKGVEKDEELAMKWFRKASDNGHPHAAYNLAIGHLQGIKTDVFPGEVHDLIRHAHDNGVNEASDVLHNACRNGQCDD; translated from the exons atggcaagagaAATAATCCTCGGGTTTTCCAACGTGGTCTCAAGGCTCATGGGAACCAG GTCAGTCCCCATGGCTCACGCCTCCAGTGGATCATCGGTCAGGTCAAGAAATGGGAAATCAACTGAAAAGGCCCCCCTTCTACCCCAAGGAACCACCAGAACCAAGTACATAAATCGCAATTGCAAACGAGCTCCTCGCGATCCAGCTTCCTCTGACTTGAACGATGTGGTCCGATTTGGTGGAAAAGACTACTTGGGTCGAATCAAAGAGCCCCAGGGTTGGCTCGCTGTAGCAGCCTTGTGTTTGTGCTTGGTGTTGTGTTTGGGGCTCCTGTACTACTGCTTTTTCTATTTCCACGAGTTTCATTTCCATCTGAGTCATGCTTACGCTAAATTGGGACATTCGCATGCTCAACATGTTGTGGCACAAAGGCTACTCCATGGCAAAGGGGTGGAAAAAGATGAG GAATTGGCCATGAAGTGGTTCCGAAAAGCATCTGACAATGGCCATCCACATGCGGCTTACAACCTGGCCATTGGTCATCTACAAGGCATCAAGACTGATGTGTTTCCGGGAGAAGTTCATGATTTGATAAG GCACGCCCACGATAACGGTGTGAATGAGGCGTCTGATGTTTTG CACAATGCTTGCCGAAATGGACAATGCGACGATTAA
- the LOC131881256 gene encoding tRNA (guanine(37)-N1)-methyltransferase-like has product MNLFSLPSPKYSLVKLPSRVYGLTKWDPNAFNVSLQVPYITLQPQMISAVAKVLKRYTLKLPHICCIRPATDPPKRELLLHPDYIQTFDDFDANHQEMLRKNCQIDSVQSCNLELTLKNWRPLDLLKAVTEDVDKNIPCLSSYSVIGHIIHVNLKQHHLPKKEIIGHILLNSVSPQIRTVINKNTGIDNKFRNFQHEILAGEDDFMVTVKESGCQFQMDFSQVYWNPRLSTEHERIIDKLHKGDTLFDCFAGVGPFAVPTGKKGIQVWANDLNPESYKWLVNNVKLNKVAERVQCFNMDGRDFIRQKLPKVIANKGPEGKIYVTMNLPALAIEFLDAFREAFESIQSNETIYIEVYSFSEATDQEKDVMSRCLVALGLEDAQDELKPPMKTSFVRNVAPKKDMFRISFPLSKSCFESTSAKRLKTCQES; this is encoded by the coding sequence ATGAACCTCTTCTCGTTGCCGAGCCCCAAATATAGCCTAGTCAAACTCCCTTCACGAGTTTACGGGTTGACAAAGTGGGACCCGAATGCTTTTAATGTCTCGCTTCAGGTTCCTTACATCACCCTTCAACCGCAGATGATCAGCGCCGTGGCTAAAGTGCTGAAACGCTATACCCTCAAACTACCCCACATATGTTGTATCCGACCAGCTACAGACCCTCCCAAGAGAGAGCTCTTGCTTCATCCGGATTATATTCAAACATTCGACGACTTTGATGCCAACCATCAGGAGATGCTGAGGAAAAATTGTCAGATTGACTCGGTTCAATCTTGCAATCTGGAGCTGACTCTGAAGAATTGGCGACCCCTGGACTTGCTCAAGGCGGTTACCGAAGATGTTGACAAAAACATCCCATGTCTTTCGTCCTACTCCGTGATTGGGCACATCATACACGTTAACTTGAAGCAGCATCATCTGCCCAAGAAAGAAATCATTGGACATATTCTACTGAATTCAGTCTCGCCTCAAATCCGGACCGTGATCAACAAGAATACTGGTATTGATAATAAGTTCAGGAATTTTCAGCACGAGATCTTGGCCGGGGAAGATGATTTCATGGTCACGGTCAAGGAGAGTGGGTGTCAGTTCCAGATGGATTTTTCTCAAGTGTATTGGAATCCTCGTCTCTCCACAGAACACGAGCGCATCATCGATAAGCTTCATAAGGGGGATACATTGTTTGATTGCTTCGCGGGGGTTGGACCATTTGCTGTGCCTACTGGGAAAAAGGGGATCCAGGTGTGGGCCAATGATCTTAATCCGGAATCTTACAAGTGGTTGGTGAATAAtgtgaaattgaacaaagtgGCAGAGCGTGTGCAGTGTTTTAATATGGATGGAAGGGACTTTATTCGTCAAAAATTACCCAAAGTTATAGCAAATAAGGGGCCGGAGGGCAAGATTTACGTCACTATGAACCTGCCAGCCTTGGCTATAGAATTTTTAGATGCTTTTCGAGAAGCTTTTGAGTCGATTCAATCGAATGAAACTATTTATATTGAAGTTTATTCTTTTTCGGAGGCAAcagatcaagaaaaagatgtCATGTCTCGTTGCCTCGTGGCCCTTGGTTTGGAGGATGCCCAAGATGAACTAAAGCCTCCAATGAAAACCTCGTTTGTACGGAATGTAGCTCCCAAGAAGGACATGTTTCGCATATCGTTTCCCTTGTCTAAAAGCTGTTTCGAAAGCACATCGGCCAAAAGGCTAAAAACTTGCCAAGAAAGCTGA
- the LOC131881257 gene encoding uncharacterized protein LOC131881257 isoform X1 produces the protein MGCDSADHSFISGKIQGREGPTSPIDYLRSVPMAHASSGSSVRSRNGKSTEKAPLLPQGTTRTKYINRNCKRAPRDPASSDLNDVVRFGGKDYLGRIKEPQGWLAVAALCLCLVLCLGLLYYCFFYFHEFHFHLSHAYAKLGHSHAQHVVAQRLLHGKGVEKDEELAMKWFRKASDNGHPHAAYNLAIGHLQGIKTDVFPGEVHDLIRHAHDNGVNEASDVLHNACRNGQCDD, from the exons ATGGGTTGTGATTCTGCGGATCATTCGTTCATCTCGGGGAAAATACAAGGGAGAGAGGGACCAACCAGTCCCATCGATTATTTGAG GTCAGTCCCCATGGCTCACGCCTCCAGTGGATCATCGGTCAGGTCAAGAAATGGGAAATCAACTGAAAAGGCCCCCCTTCTACCCCAAGGAACCACCAGAACCAAGTACATAAATCGCAATTGCAAACGAGCTCCTCGCGATCCAGCTTCCTCTGACTTGAACGATGTGGTCCGATTTGGTGGAAAAGACTACTTGGGTCGAATCAAAGAGCCCCAGGGTTGGCTCGCTGTAGCAGCCTTGTGTTTGTGCTTGGTGTTGTGTTTGGGGCTCCTGTACTACTGCTTTTTCTATTTCCACGAGTTTCATTTCCATCTGAGTCATGCTTACGCTAAATTGGGACATTCGCATGCTCAACATGTTGTGGCACAAAGGCTACTCCATGGCAAAGGGGTGGAAAAAGATGAG GAATTGGCCATGAAGTGGTTCCGAAAAGCATCTGACAATGGCCATCCACATGCGGCTTACAACCTGGCCATTGGTCATCTACAAGGCATCAAGACTGATGTGTTTCCGGGAGAAGTTCATGATTTGATAAG GCACGCCCACGATAACGGTGTGAATGAGGCGTCTGATGTTTTG CACAATGCTTGCCGAAATGGACAATGCGACGATTAA
- the LOC131881254 gene encoding uncharacterized protein LOC131881254, with the protein MPSLEQSLSGSSDEGRGFVGGGNHNDGMVELEDGVRSLSSAYSSASSETIRSQTVTSESILNADKDQEELRPGVKEWIAEEHQENEASKKDCVATSSPHRTVPSEPHHTSQSIFSPPEGDLPPTSPPRTRVVPLPLSGEGNKSAYTPCSQRKGLPPKAARSRPNSFRSTFRQSTDVSGNCGNGGGVGGSVPPSLDTLLKSATAEWVQPNGCSSPKTNKQPLSPPSALSPSDQTHGAGSTTPNLPRRSSFRDPATLSKLSSQNQQERRGSLKSFASSLLDRKGSFRTLLGNSTSPLRGSSDSLFSKVHNNSQRLSRTVVTKSTPNVSSKDGYSEKKGSFRNRKGPPPSVPQSPIKKDSGISIGEAFHDNLEPNMTKPRTTSKIRGLGTSGGSLSTESTGTLEFDSSLSSVATTSNMKLSNSGDFSIPLKKLDVDKEYDIVQTIGEGWFSRVYLAEHRETRQEIVLKAINSKTVSVDDFWREYQHSYLLSAHPNVLTIFDVVFQAKDYYMFATEYAPLGDLTSNVSDRGIGEMNTKRVAKQIGSALEWVHSKKLCHLDVKLDSVLVFKSDFSWVKLCDFGAVRSQGDIVIKKNELLPYCPPELVAKHANEYYQVDKVQDVFQFGIVLFFCLFGILPWQRADVTDPYYSEFFAWRSKKTSKPPKHFKPMTTRSQKLFRKLMDVDPAKRLLLHEIPKYTDDKWLKKVPKSPFNGSGSDPKQISDGISQLTMGSFQSVHSNAVEKNKVLYTLLQHGVETTVDRSQKNSRIINWIQHGQAIQEDTGGSSTLPTDQLNLE; encoded by the exons ATGCCTTCGTTGGAACAATCGCTCTCGGGTTCCTCGGACGAGGGCAGAGGGTTTGTGGGTGGAGGCAATCATAATGATGGCATGGTGGAACTCGAGGATGGCGTGAGGTCGCTAAGTAGCGCTTATAGTAGTGCGAGTAGCGAGACCATCCGCTCACAAACAGTGACGTCAGAGTCCATACTAAATGCAGacaaagaccaagaagaatTGCGACCAGGTGTCAAGGAGTGGATCGCAGAGGAACACCAAGAGAACGAGGCCAGCAAAAAGGATTGTGTTGCAACTTCAAGTCCACATCGGACTGTTCCGTCTGAGCCGCATCATACCAGCCAGTCGATTTTCTCTCCTCCTGAGGGGGACTTGCCTCCCACATCCCCGCCCAGAACTAGAGTGGTGCCACTGCCCCTGAGCGGCGAAGGCAACAAAAGTGCATATACACCTTGTTCACAGAGGAAAGGCCTTCCCCCCAAGGCGGCGAGAAGCAGGCCCAACAGCTTCAGATCCACGTTTCGTCAGAGTACCGATGTGAGCGGGAATTGTggtaatggtggtggtgttggggGCTCTGTCCCTCCTTCTTTGGATACACTTCTCAAGAGCGCGACAGCTGAGTGGGTCCAACCAAACGGTTGCAGTAGTCCCAAAACCAACAAACAGCCTCTCTCGCCTCCAAGTGCGCTCTCGCCCTCAGATCAAACCCACGGAGCGGGCTCTACCACTCCCAATCTCCCGAGGAGATCTTCGTTTCGTGATCCTGCAACACTCTCCAAGTTGTCGTCACAAAATCAACAGGAGAGAAGAGGCTCTCTCAAGTCATTTGCATCCTCACTCCTTGACAGAAAAGGCTCATTCAGAACGCTTCTAGGAAATTCAACCTCACCCCTGCGGGGTTCTTCGGACTCGTTATTTTCGAAAGTTCATAATAATTCGCAAAGGCTTTCCAGAACGGTGGTCACCAAAAGCACTCCAAACGTGTCAAGCAAAGATGGTTATTCTGAGAAGAAGGGATCGTTCAGAAATCGGAAAGGCCCTCCACCTTCAGTGCCGCAGTCTCCCATCAAGAAAGACTCAGGGATAAGTATTGGCGAGGCGTTTCATGACAATCTTGAGCCTAACATGACCAAACCACGAACCACCTCCAAGATTCGAGGATTAGGCACTTCAGGCGGAAGTTTGAGCACAGAGTCCACGGGCACACTCGAATTCGATTCCAGCCTCTCTTCCGTCGCAACCACGTCAAACATGAAGCTATCGAATAGTGGAGATTTCTCCATCCCATTGAAAAAG TTGGATGTGGACAAGGAATACGACATTGTTCAAACCATAGGTGAGGGTTGGTTTTCTCGTGTCTATCTAGCGGAACACCGCGAGACTCGACAAGAGATTGTCTTGAAGGCCATCAATTCGAAGACCGTGAGTGTGGACGACTTTTGGCGCGAGTACCAGCACTCCTACTTGCTCTCCGCCCATCCCAATGTTCTCACCATATTTGATGTGGTTTTCCAAGCAAAGGATTATTACATGTTCGCTACTGAGTACGCTCCGCTAGGCGATCTCACCTCCAATGTGAGCGATCGGGGCATTGGCGAGATGAACACTAAACGCGTGGCCAAACAGATCGGATCGGCTTTGGAGTGGGTGCATTCCAAGAAGCTCTGCCATTTGGACGTCAAGCTAGACAGTGTCCTTGTTTTCAAGTCCGACTTCAGTTGGGTTAAGCTCTGTGACTTTGGTGCTGTTCGCTCACAGGGTGACATCGtgataaagaaaaatgagTTACTGCCCTATTGTCCACCGGAGTTGGTAGCCAAGCATGCGAATGAGTACTATCAAGTCGATAAAGTCCAAGACGTCTTCCAGTTTGGGATTGTTCTGTTCTTTTGTCTTTTCGGGATCCTGCCGTGGCAAAGAGCGGATGTGACGGATCCTTACTATTCAGAGTTCTTCGCTTGGCGGAGCAAAAAGACAAGCAAGCCTccgaaacatttcaaacccatGACGACTCGATCCCAGAAGCTCTTCCGCAAGCTTATGGATGTGGATCCAGCTAAACGTCTTCTCCTCCATGAAATTCCCAAGTACACTGACGACAAATGGTTGAAGAAGGTGCCCAAATCTCCATTCAACGGATCGGGATCCGATCCCAAACAGATTTCGGACGGCATCTCGCAATTGACCATGGGCAGCTTCCAAAGTGTACATTCCAATGCGGTCGAGAAGAACAAAGTCCTTTATACCCTGCTACAGCATGGCGTTGAAACGACGGTGGATCGATCTCAGAAGAACTCTCGTATTATCAATTGGATCCAACACGGACAAGCTATTCAAGAGGACACGGGAGGATCGTCAACCTTGCCAACGGACCAACTCAATCTGGAATGA